The following coding sequences lie in one Fundulus heteroclitus isolate FHET01 chromosome 20, MU-UCD_Fhet_4.1, whole genome shotgun sequence genomic window:
- the tspo gene encoding translocator protein — protein sequence MTTISLPLIGFTALPHVGGILGGLIRRKEVYTWYASLKKPSWCPPNAAFPVVWTSLYTGMGYGSYLIWKDLGGFTEDAVVPMGLYGLQLALNWASVPLFFGAHSQKWGLIEIVLLDGAIGATMLSWYPINRTASLLLAPYLAWMCYTTAIRYCIWRDNPDEKKE from the exons ATGACG ACCATTTCTCTGCCATTGATTGGGTTCACAGCCCTTCCCCACGTGGGAGGGATCCTTGGTGGCTTAATCAGACGCAAGGAAGTCTATACCTGGTACGCAAGCCTGAAGAAGCCCTCATGGTGCCCACCAAATGCAGCGTTCCCCGTGGTGTGGACTAGTCTGTACACAGGGATGGG GTATGGCTCCTACCTGATCTGGAAAGACCTTGGGGGTTTTACTGAGGATGCAGTGGTTCCCATGGGACTTTACGGGCTACAGTTGGCTCTAAACTGGGCATCGGTTCCTCTTTTCTTCGGTGCACACAGTCAAAAATGG GGTCTGATTGAGATTGTGCTTCTTGATGGGGCAATTGGAGCCACCATGTTGTCTTGGTATCCCATTAACCGCACTGCCTCTCTGCTCCTAGCGCCATATCTGGCTTGGATGTGTTACACCACCGCCATCCGTTACTGCATATGGAGAGACAACCCTGACGAAAAAAAAGAGTAG
- the frs3 gene encoding fibroblast growth factor receptor substrate 2 — protein MGSCWSCLYRDPIRDNHLTKFKVINVDDEGNELGSGIMELTQTELILHTRKRDAIRWPYLCLRRYGYDSNLFSFESGRRCQTGQGIFAFKCSRAEEIFNLLQELMQCNSINVVEESMMMSRSGHTPEMDMSRTPQTPNAPAFPVQSFPNGYPGYPMRGDSSQPSLEDHGHSLMGLEDQTHTYVNTVSMDGDLSMRHCVHSLPEVRPNALPETTRGSMPVVGQGNPQSNLRCCPLEERKDPQVFLQPSSQEVKFMLGPTPAQRHLMERERLGHNPHSLQPAEGATGSETEGDEPAMHLCNSHSYHHFHHHMHRHPSHDHADSSQSGELTYENINGLRSGRKQRLSPSSVSQSVGSSSSSSTGDSHSHSLLHSHGHGPSSLPPQGYACERGMGGGHRRTALLNYENLPSLPPVWEYSALHRDDEQEEDDEDQDEDEYEEEEDDFDEYEFSEGPGTPNGYHQDSRGIHRDALQNYVNTEQVQPPRLRHPCPPHPRACRPDSGGRIFSFDFRRRSRSGVGGCEHSHMPASRQLNYIQVDLEDDPPRQGLSSGGPQPQHQRLPPKKCGPPVPRRSECYAVIDLKKTAAMSNLQKALPRDDGTSRKTRHNSTDLPL, from the exons ATGGGGAGCTGCTGGAGCTGTCTTTACAGAGACCCCATCCGAGACAACCATCTCACCAAATTTAAG GTCATCAATGTGGACGATGAGGGCAACGAGCTGGGGTCTGGGATCATGGAGCTCACCCAGACCGAGCTCATCCTTCACACGCGCAAAAGAGACGCCATCCGGTGGCCGTACCTCTGCCTGCGACGCTACGGCTACGACTCCAACCTGTTCTCCTTCGAGAGCGGCCGCCGCTGTCAGACGGGGCAGG GAATCTTTGCGTTCAAGTGTTCCCGGGCTGAAGAGATCTTCAACCTGCTCCAGGAGCTGATGCAATGCAACAGCATCAACGTGGTGGAGGAGTCAATGATGATGAGTCGCAGTGGCCACACACCAGAGATGGACATGTCTCGCACACCGCAGACTCCCAACG CTCCAGCTTTTCCTGTCCAGTCCTTTCCAAACGGATATCCAGGTTATCCCATGAGAGGGGACTCCTCCCAACCATCTCTGGAGGATCATGGACACAGCCTCATGGGGTTGGAAGACCAG ACTCACACGTATGTGAATACCGTGAGTATGGACGGGGATCTTTCCATGCGTCACTGTGTGCACTCCCTGCCTGAGGTGCGGCCCAACGCTTTGCCCGAAACGACGCGCGGCAGCATGCCCGTTGTGGGCCAAGGGAACCCACAGTCCAACCTGAGATGCTGTCCGCTGGAAGAGCGCAAAGACCCCCAGGTGTTCCTGCAGCCGTCCTCGCAGGAGGTCAAGTTCATGCTGGGGCCCACTCCGGCTCAGCGCCATCTGATGGAGAGGGAGCGGCTCGGCCACAATCCTCACAGCCTTCAGCCAGCGGAGGGCGCCACAGGCTCAGAGACGGAGGGGGACGAGCCCGCCATGCACCTGTGCAACTCTCACTCCTATCACCATTTCCATCACCACATGCACCGGCACCCGAGCCACGATCACGCGGACAGCTCCCAGAGCGGCGAGCTCACCTACGAGAACATCAACGGCCTGCGGAGCGGCCGCAAGCAGCGCCTGAGCCCCAGCAGCGTGTCGCAGTCGGTgggctccagcagcagcagcagcaccgggGACAGCCACTCGCACTCGCTGTTGCACTCCCACGGCCACGGCCCCTCGTCCCTGCCGCCTCAGGGCTACGCCTGTGAGAGGGGCATGGGCGGGGGCCACCGTCGGACAGCTCTTCTCAACTACGAGAACCTGCCCTCGCTGCCGCCAGTGTGGGAGTACAGCGCCCTGCATCGGGACGACGAGCAGGAGGAGGACGACGAAGATCAGGACGAGGACGAgtacgaggaagaggaggacgacTTTGACGAGTACGAGTTCTCGGAGGGCCCCGGGACGCCCAACGGGTACCACCAGGACAGTCGGGGTATCCACAGAGACGCCCTTCAGAACTACGTCAACACGGAGCAGGTGCAGCCGCCCCGGCTCCGGCACCCCTGCCCCCCGCATCCCCGGGCGTGTCGGCCGGACAGCGGGGGGCGGATATTTAGCTTTGATTTTCGAAGGCGGTCGCGTTCGGGGGTGGGAGGTTGCGAGCACAGCCACATGCCCGCGTCGCGGCAGCTGAATTACATCCAGGTGGACCTGGAGGACGACCCTCCCCGCCAGGGCCTCAGCAGCGGGGGTCCCCAGCCACAGCACCAGCGTCTACCACCCAAAAAATGTGGCCCGCCGGTACCCAGGCGCAGCGAGTGCTACGCCGTCATCGACCTGAAGAAGACCGCCGCCATGTCCAACCTGCAGAAAGCGCTGCCCAGGGATGATGGGACTTCCAGAAAGACTCGCCACAACAGCACAGACCTGCCTCTGTAA